In Aliiglaciecola sp. LCG003, a genomic segment contains:
- a CDS encoding ABC transporter ATP-binding protein has protein sequence MIETKQITKIVNTNEGELQILQPISFKVKAGESVAIVGASGSGKSTLLSLLAGLDQVSGGEIYLDGANLHGMNEEQRARLRGEKVGFIFQSFMLVQSLTALENIMLPAEIAGLDNAKALGQQILEQVGLGHRGSHYPNQLSGGEQQRVAIARAFITKPKILFADEPTGNLDAANSHKVEELLFDLNRDSDTTLVLVTHDANLAKKCQRQLQMQAGSLQEITASDDLTDETTPAKQQVG, from the coding sequence ATGATAGAAACCAAACAGATCACCAAAATAGTGAATACGAATGAAGGTGAACTTCAGATCCTTCAACCAATTAGCTTTAAAGTCAAGGCGGGTGAGTCGGTTGCCATTGTGGGTGCGTCCGGCTCCGGCAAATCAACTTTGTTAAGTTTGTTGGCCGGCTTAGACCAAGTCAGCGGCGGTGAAATCTACCTTGATGGTGCCAATTTACACGGCATGAATGAGGAACAACGTGCTCGCTTGAGAGGTGAAAAAGTGGGTTTCATTTTCCAAAGTTTCATGTTGGTGCAGAGTTTAACCGCCTTAGAAAATATTATGCTTCCGGCAGAAATTGCTGGATTAGACAACGCTAAAGCTTTAGGTCAGCAAATCCTTGAGCAAGTTGGCTTAGGCCATCGCGGCAGTCATTATCCCAACCAATTGTCTGGTGGGGAGCAGCAACGAGTAGCGATTGCTCGCGCCTTTATCACTAAACCAAAGATTTTGTTTGCCGATGAACCTACCGGTAATTTAGACGCGGCAAATAGCCATAAGGTTGAAGAACTGCTGTTCGACTTGAATCGTGACTCAGACACTACATTAGTTCTAGTCACTCACGATGCTAATCTAGCTAAAAAATGTCAGCGACAGTTACAGATGCAGGCCGGGAGTTTACAGGAAATTACAGCCTCGGATGATCTTACCGATGAAACGACTCCAGCAAAACAACAGGTTGGCTAA